The Gossypium hirsutum isolate 1008001.06 chromosome A03, Gossypium_hirsutum_v2.1, whole genome shotgun sequence genome contains the following window.
tctccattttattaatttatcaaatcaaaaggGACCAAACCCATTGTCTATCCTCCTTGGTGCCACCTTAAGTGaattttcaagtttaaatcatttaaaaaaaattcgaatctGAATTCACCTTAAATTTATGGTAATACCAAAAATTCAAGTtagttgaaaatatttattttggggcATGTGAGTTACTTGTGACCCAAGCATAAATTAtgattagatttaaaaaaaaaacataaaaataaatcatgGGAATATAATGCACCCAATTGTCAACTTGATTAATTAATTGTGTGAAATTATTTGTTGAAAGATGGAAAATTAATATTCACTTTCGGTGATGGGagcattcatatttatacaaattattttattcatctgaaataaaattttaaaaagtgaaattgaaaaattaatttaaaaattggcAGATGCAAATGAAAATAGAGAAACTTCATTGTCAACACATTAAAAATGAAGTTATGTACATATGGTAGGATTGCATGCAATCTTCTAGATTGGAACAGTTAATGTTAAGTGCATATAATTAgagaataaaattatattttaagtgGCTAAATGTGGTAGTTGATGGGctctaattaaaaaattttgacaacCTTGAATGTGAATCTCATGGCTATACTAATCTcttttttaattcttaatttagTCCTATCGATTCAATTCtgaattctaaatttaaattgagTTAATATATAAAATCATGAATTCAAAATGTTATAACTTAATTCACGAGATAATgtgtcataatttaaaattttccttttaaatattCACAAATTTGAACTCATGTTCTCACAAATAAAAGAGTGCACCGTATAAAATAGATATCAATTAGTCTACTTAATGATAGTTTATATTTATTCTGAAAGAGTGTATTTCTTTTTTGTGTGTGAGGGTATGGGTCGGTGTTTTTTGAATCAGACCAAACCGATCAATTGATCCAAGAATTGATAAAAAGAATTAGAAATGGGGGTAAAAATCGATCTAGACTATGGACATAAAGGTTGAATTGGCCTCTACGCAAATTGTTTAGAATTGGTAAAAAATTGGAAATCGGAACAAAAATTCAACGATTGAatcaaatttatgtatatatctttaattttatgatattttaattattgttgaaCCAATGGTTGCAAGGGTGTAGCTAAGGGGGTTGGTAAGGGTtccaaaatggaaaattttttatttaggctttttaaattttttaaaaatttaaattaataaatataaaatttcactttggccccctctaaaaatgataaaattttgatttagtcctttaaaaattataaagatataggctattaaaatagtaaaattatatttttactatcgtaaaaattacaatttaacttCGACCCCTAAAAGTTTTTCTTCACCCCTAAATAGTCAAATAAAAAACCGATGGTTTAATCAGTTTCACTATTTATCCTATTATTAAAACATTGATAGGAGCTAAAATATGTGGAGTTATAGCTGAAGTGGGAAAACCTTGGGATATTTGTTggtaaattaaaagaaaattgcaAAATATATCTCACGATGTGACTAAGCTACCGAATTGAACTCCAAATTCATCTGAAAcgaaatgattaaaaattttaaaaacccaaattagTGTTACCTAAAACCCCATTCACAAGTCTAAATGGGTATACGACGAACTAGTGAAATATCTACGTGGCCGACTCCCCACAGCAAGGAGTTTGTATTAATTGATTGAAACTTGTTTGATAGCAAAAGCTATAGGAACAAGCtgtcatttttatatatttcaggCACAACTGCACGTTGCTGGTCACAaattataaaaggaaaaaaaaaaggggttttaGGGTTCACTTTGGAACGAAGCTGAACTCAATTCAATAACTGCTTAACTATATAATTTGGTGGTAACTAACCATCGGTGAGGAACCTTCTTTCTGCTTCTCAATTTTTGGACGGTTAAATTCTGCTTTTAGCCTATGTATCGTGAATTTAGTTTCAGTTTTGACTTAAATAATATAGTTCACTTATTAGTTTTGTACTATACGTAGAATCGTAAATTTAGCCTATATTCTTCAATTGAATCAGGGGCGAAATCAGGGGCTAACAGAATCTCAGTCcctttaaaatggaaaattttttatttaagtcatttgaaatttttaaaattttaaattagtaaagataaaattatactttgactccccttaaaaatgataaaattttgatttaatcatttaaaaattataaagatagaggctattaaaatggtaaaattgcatttttactattataaaaattacaatttaatttcgatccCCTAAATTTTTGGCTTCGCCCCTAAATTGGATAGTTCTAAATCCTTATGCTTTTCCAAATTTTGAAACTTCAGTCTTCACACAAATGACAATCATTAATCTATTTActgatttttagtgagtaatgtGTGGAAATAACAAGTTGACATGACATTATAAATATGGTAATCTGTTTGTTGCAtcagattttaaaaataacaaaacttaatgaatttaacaataatcatttaactATTTTTTGACAATGGCACCCAAGGGTTCGACCAATGGACAATAATGATCTTGTTGGTTGAACCAAAGTTGAGAGACAAACCATTGCCGATGGTTTTTATCTAATCGTACGCTTTCCTTCTTTTTATAAGTGTCTATAGATTTAACCGAATCGGATTCATATTAATCTCATTTAtaatatcaaaactatacataattatttaaattctaCTTAATTTACCTATGATGGTCATTATATGAAAGTTGAAACAATCAAATCTTTTCATCCATCAAGTTTACAATTATTTTCTTTTGTGAAGTAAACTCCTCTTTAAGTTAGATGATGTATTTAGTCTGAATTTAGATTATTTAAATAGATTAAACCAGATTCACCACGAGTTTAGattaagatttttatttaaaaaatccgACATAACTCATGATAACTCCATCCCATCGTAAAGACTATGTCCATGACTGATAAAAGTCTAGATGAATTGGTAAAAAGTAGGTTCCATGGAAGAACATGCGTCCATCCAAAAAGCTTGGAAAACTATGTTACTCCCCATATTTTAACAAATCGTAAAGGAAAATTAATCTTACAAGTTTTGTCTAATGATGTAAGCGATGATGAAAAAGTTTCACAAATATTCTTCTCCACAAATTTACCTCTTAATTCCTCcagtaatttctttttattttaatggtgaaagctattttaatataatttaagtgttttttttttctacctATGTTTGAATAAATTGATGAAGAACACGACCTAACCTTCTATTTGAattgtttaaatgtttttttttactatattttttctGTTTTAACTTGTAATACAAGTAAACAAAACTCTGgatttataaagaaataaaagtcaactataatttgaataaaaattaagaataatggTTAGTCgaatatatgcatattttaaattattcgaatatttattttgaattcgcATTTGatagtaattttaaattttgaatattattcgaATCTACTATATTCAAATCCATTAAAAACAGATTAAATATCTACGAATATTCGAATCCACAATCTAAATTACCAtataaattaaagcttaattagcCTCTAAAATATATCCATTTTttcactttggtacctaaaatTTTTTAGCCCAAATTGGTACTTAAAGTACACTCATTTTGTAATTTAGTACCTAATGTATGCTTCCGTTATATATTTTAGTCTATTTTTaacatatgttaaaaaaatttatagccAATCACAAAGCACCAAGTGGCATTATTATGTAAAAACAAacaatttcttttattaaatatatatacatattaaaaaatatatatatataaattcacaaaaatatataatttagaaaaaacatataaactattaaattattaaaaacaaaaaatatataaaattttaatattatgtttatattgtttaagattatttttatacttttaatttttaatttttaataaaaaatatttaattatttataattttatgcattattaattacttttattttttaaatagtttttcactttctatattttatattttttttctagattttatatatattttttaatttttaaaatagaggaagataaaataaaaatttgaccgATAAGAATAAGGTAAACTCAGCACCGAGTCAGGTCTCTCTCGTCATATCATCACAGCCACGTCATCCAACAACTTCCTCGTAAATCGTGAAATCCCAAACATGAAAAACAGCCACGTCATGAGAGAACCGGTGTCAATGATTGGGTGCATTGGAAGATGTGGGGTCTGGAGTTTTGTCATTTAGGATAGGGACAGAGATTCGCCCACGTGTATCCAAGGTGGTTTCACGTAACCGCGGCGAAACCGTACTTGCCTAACTCTCACTTTGTAATTTTCTTGTTTATTACATTGTATTTTATATGCCTTTTTTTAATCAAACATTGTATATGTCAATGGAATTAAAATACGAGATTGTAGTTTTGTCATCAGATGAAGATATTTAAGGATCCCAAACTTACTTTGAAAGTGATTTCTTAGttcttcaaatttttataatatcagTGCAGATAACGTAAcgtgttaatatttttatttgttattaaagaattatatgtaaatattttgatTAAATCTTGAATAtttaggtaaaagtattatgaaatttcttgtattaaaatttaaattatatttttttatctattcaaaaaattagtaaattaatacttgtatattagatcaaagagtaaatatGTTTTTTTCGTTAAAAATTTCAAGcaatttatattgttaaaaattgacatAGTTGACAGAGTAACTTAACTGTGACACGTGGCGTACCATATGTACCGCATACTGATGTATAAATACtagttttaacaataaaaaataactttttttattgaatgatcaatttgctcttaaatCTAACGTATATtgactaatttgtctattttttgagTGGAGGGGTGTAAACTGCAGTCTAAGAAAATAGAAGTTTTgtaacaaagttttcaaaattgagTTGGTGGTTGAACAGATCAAACTATCGATTCGATTGATTTGTcaagtttaattaaaaatattaaagttctAGTTCAAtcgatttaatcaatttttttctcaatttaaccgATCTGTTCCAATTCCCAAATCAATCAATTCAATACTCCTCTGTATATTAATATTCCAATCCGTAAACAAATTTAATTCAAACAACGTTGATGTATAAGCAATCATGGTATCAATGGGACATGATTGTTACTACAATgctctaaaaaaatattttttacttcaTTGATAAGTTTATTATCAAGTAATATCAAtagaattttaataaaatcaatgtTATAAAGTTGTTAAAGAAAATATAGACTATGCAGCACAAATAGAACCTGTATAGAATTACTTTTCTtctatttaacatttattagaataaggtttttcaacatttaaatagatgtagtcgaagcTCCTCTTATACCAttcatttttcaacattagtgaatttcttctcctttgcccATGATTTTTTTCGAaagagtttccacgtaaaatttgtatgttcttatttttattttttttgtgatcATTCTATTGTCATTATCGACACTTATTTTAACAATCCAATCTCTTAATATCTAACATAAACTTAGAGTTTATCGTCTTTTAAGGAGTTTACAAGCACAAGTACAATcgcaaataatatatttttaaataattataattagaatcaaatctATATAAAGCATACCTGAAATATATCCGAGACTAGACTAAAATAAATCTAGACATGATCTACACATAATATAACTTAAACTCTGAATATCGGAGACAACACCAACtacattatattaaaatttttgtcaacttcaaaatatacatttttaaaaaatatatttatatgttatattGTCAATCTTACatgtaaaatatttaatgaattactattattttaggaACTGATTACTGAAAATTGAATCTACGTGCTTCGAGTAtatcgattttttattttaaaatatctagCAAGGCAGTGACCATATctattttgtatgttatattatatatatatatcattattttaaaattaatagatgaATCTATAAAATCTTTGCTTACTGCTATACATGAAACCAACATGAGAAACCATTTATTTAAGTGGCGGATAGccaataaatcaaattaaaaaactatcattaaattaaattaatttgcaaaagaaaacaaaccaaaaattccaaaattaataattatatatttagtcATATACAGTAgttattttcttcttattttaaATAATTGCTTAATCTTATCCACCATTTAGTGCTACACAACAAATGTTTGGGTTAAATTAGAGCACataattcaattggatttatattttaagtattgTTATATATGGTTAGTGCATAAATTTAATATTCAcgataaaaaaattgtatatatatatatagcattaaaatatttattttttaaggttaACTGCATCAGACatcttaattaattatatataatttagtgGATTGAGCTCTCAATCGATATGGGCATTGTTGTTAACGTAAGAGGATGTGAGTCCGAGTgcgctgaaacgcattatcctcctatttatcaGTTAAGGAGAGATTAGGGGTAATTCTAGATATTGTGTCAAAAAATACAGATATgatcaaaatatataatgaaattgttcaatatatataaaatttagattCTATATTGATCTTTTGACCTTTGAACGTTTTAATTGAATCCTTAaagtattaatattatattaatcatGACTTTCAATTAATTTAGTTGTCAATTCATGTATTAAATGTTGGTTTAAAACAAATGTGGAACATTTTTAAAACACAAAGATGAAATTATAATCATGAGTATTGTATCCTATTGCATGGACGATGTGGATTTGCCATGTCAAAAAAATGATAGTTAGCAAATAAGGACTTATTTTTTAAACGCATTATATTCAAATTGCCATTGCAGTAAGTACATATGTGCTTGCAATTTGATCCTCATGTTTTAGATAAGTTCATGTCATTTTGCTAATGGCTAAGCTAGCAACAGGATTTAATTGATACTATATTGACACTTTAAGGACTTAATTAgcatgttttgaaattttaaaaccaaTTAAAATCTAAGAGATAGTTTAGagatgtttaattaaattaaccattatatatatttgatagttttactattacaaattaaaaacaaatatataacaaATGAAGAATGAGGCAAAACTTATGTTGAAATAGAAAACTTGCACGTTTAATTGCGGATGCTCGAATTAAATAAGACTTTTTCTTGCATTTAACTTAGAAAGTAACGGTTAATGATCATAACATGATGCGTCTATGGGAAGGTAAGATCCACATCGTAATAAAACCTTTTTTCCCTTCGACTAAACAAGAGTTGATCGATCAGACCGTTTTAGGGTTAacaatcattttaaaaatattatcatctatatttaatatattaatggTGTGATTTTGTGAACtatcaattaatcaaataaacacattatctataaattttagaaataattttaatttcaaataatatgtcgCCATCTGATTTTATAACAACGTACGAAATTAGGAacataattttacttaattaatgtgatatgtatgatgctaaaaaaaatatttatggccaAACCTCAATGAGGTACTATTCTAGGTCCCATTGTGCAtcataaaatcttttaaaaaacataacatattttttcccattttcttcatattaaaaaaattaactaaaatattatattttgatttttataaaactaCTTTTTTTAATTGAAGTTGAACAATTAAAAGTGGGCTTTGGCAGCTTAAATGGCTAAGCCACGTGAATTCTCTCACGAGATTTGTGCTGTAAACAAGCTAAAACGGCTGctgccttttttctttttcttttttaatatccCTCACCCCTTTTTCCCGACATTTAATTCTAATTTcggtttttatattatatttaaatttaaaattgatctatatattttaatttgacataatttaattaCGATTAATTTTATTGAATTCGTTCTAATTTTTCatgctaaaataaatatttcttttaaaatttcataatgtttttttaattgaaattgttAATGACGTGGATTATTTTATGTCTAATTTATGACACAATAAatgttaattgtattaaaatttaatcttatttaatatatattttaataatatatggactaaattaatatatttattattaaataaaataattcgaTAAAAATCTTTATAATAAAGAGAGCCACCAAATGTTAAAATTGAGGtaaaaaattgaatagaaaatttGAGCATCCAAAACCagaattttaccaaaaaaataatttatttcattttcctttattattattattatatctaaaAAAAACAATTACGACTGCCAGCTAAGCAAGAAAGCGATTGTCGTGGGTCCAATCTGACACGTCGCCTCGTCAGCTTGATACTCTTACACGTGGCATTAACATAACTCCCCTCAATTTTCAACCACAAGTCACTTTCCGgttcacttacaagttaatagcAACCTTCCACATTTCTTTTAgactaattataatattattattaacaacaaatctatttctaaaattcattaataataatattaattcattaaatttagaaattatttcttaatatttaaaaaattaaaaattaattgttaattgaGTCTTAGCTTGGTTGGGATTACTATTGTTGTCAGTGTACGAATATGTGAGTTTGAGCGTATTGAAGTGTATTTTTGGTCCAATATGGTACTTGTATTAGATagaagttatatattttgataccaAAAaggtaataatattaatttttttagtgtttaattcaagttttaggattgattgattgatgaaatataattgttaatattattaggtttgaatttttattatttctttaataaaataaatttagtgcCGATTATAACTctgtttaattttgtatttaatttgttaaatacagCTTGATGAATGTAACTTGAATTGAGTTTTAAGGTAGATTTGATGAAAACTAATTATCAATATATTaacgaattataaaattttattaaattaactttaaaccccgaattaaacattaaaaaagctAACACTGTTAACTTCAAATTTAGATAACAAATTATGTATTAAGTTTTTcagatatattttaattatgatataTAGATaagtatattaataatttaaaattaaaaataattatttattataagaaggataaaatggtaaaatcaatttttttttacaccTTTAGGTTACCTTGATAAACACGTTTTAAAGGGAATTTTATTTCCATTCCATCTCTTTCGTTTATATATTTCACCGTTTCAGTTTTCCTTCAAAAACTCTCTTTAATTTTACACAATTTTTGGGGTTCGTTTTTAGTCTCTTATTCTCTTTCGTTTCTCTGTTGCATTTCCACAAACATCTCCGTGCTTCCCCTTTTCGTTgttttttcccttttctctttaCAACTGCATTTTTTAAAGATCAGATCTTTTCTGGGTTTCACCTCATCAATCAGGTTCGTTAATCATTTACGTTAAAGAATGGGGTTTTTCTTCGGAAACCCTTTTTCCCATTGTtatgttctttttcttttgattccTTAATGATTAAGATCCCTTTTTCAACGTCCATGCATATGAAAACGAAACAAAaacaatacatatataaaaaCCCAGATTCGgttttattgtttaaatggtGTATCAAGATAAATCCTTAAAAAAACTTGATATTATGCCCAGAATCTTCGTTAATAtttgactttttcttttccatgtttaaTGAACGGTGTTCATGTGTTTTACctcttactttaattttaatttaatttaaaaatataatttttatggtGGGGGTTCAAAGTAAATGGTCGTTTTGGTAGTTGCAGTGTCTTGTCAATGCAAGGGAGTTAATATCTTAAtagttattatttctttttctttttatgatttaatactttttttttctttttctgtttattAAACTATGATGTTGATGTATAGATTTAAAATCTGCAATTTCATCACTTTAATGGCCCACCTTACATACAAATACGTGTATTTATGTATAAGTTTCTTCTTTTATACGTATGCAATACGTGTATTGTAGTTATATATACTTGTCATTTCatttagttcttttttttatatgaatcTAGACAAAGAAATGACAATGAGTGGAGACCATAGATTAGGTTGTCTTATATAATTTAACAGTGGTTGtatgtttttatcaatttttttataatttgcaATGTATGGCTATGATTTTTCATTGATATTTTGTATGTTATCAAGgttttttatttacatatatatattatcttcATATATTGGTGATCTTTTGGTATATTTATTTTGCTTTGTTTTGTGCAGAAAGCAATGTTCTTCATGTGATTTCATTTCATTGGATCACTACTTATACACAGTTTAATGCTTGTTTTTACTCTAATACATGCAGATTTAAGCACATTTTGATCTTGTTTCGAATCCCTGCTGTTATCGGTATCGAGAAAAGTTCAATTTTTGTCATAAATTCGGTGTAGCTTTGGAGATGAAAAGGTATACATATACGTATCAAATGTATTACAACAAGagaaaaatctttaaattttaaagtatttacGTATTTTCATATGTTTTGGTCTTATGATCATACGTATTTATGTATGTTTTGGCCTTGTGATCATTAGTTTTCAGGTAAGCTGCGATTGATGGACAGTTTATCGCCGAGAAGCAGTGATAAGAAGACATTGAAGAGGTGGTTTTTCATAGATAAAAGGGTTGGCTAAATAAGTGTACTTCGATAAAAAAGGTGATTTGAAGCTAATGGATTTGAAGCCTAATCATTCATCTCCTGTTCTTACTGATCCGATTCCGATAAACAAGTCAAGGTTAGGCATTCATTCAAATCTGCTTTCGTATCCACAATCTGGTGGATCTTTGTCCCCTGGTAAGTATAAGATGACTCCTAGGAAGAAACCTGCAAAACTCGATGATGTTCGGTCTAATGGTTGGTTGGATGCTATGAAATCTTCGTCTCCCCCTCGTAAGAAGTTGATCAAGGGGTTCAATATTGAGGTTGCCGCTGATGATATCGATATTGCTTATCATTCCTGGAtggtaatttaaaatttgatgacatatatatatatttccatatgTATATAAGGTTGCTTGTGCTTACTTATGCTCTTCTGTTTATATGCATAGATTAAATATCCATCTGCACTTAAATCTTTTGAGCAAATCTCGAAACATGCCAAGAACAAGAAGATAGCTGTTTTTCTAGATTATGATGGTACTCTTTCTCCTATCGTAGATGATCCAGATCGAGCTTTTATGTCTGATGCTGTAAGTATGACAGTCTATTTCAATGCTTGCATGTTGTCTTCATTTGCCTTTGATTAAAACTTGTATCTTCCTTTTTAGATGCGTTCTGCTGTGAGAAATGTTGCGAAGTATTTTCCGACAGCTATTATTAGTGGCAGAAGTCGTGATAAGGTAGATGGTAGAGCATTCTGGAACTTTGTTGTAGTTACCATCTTTGCATCAATAGGATCTGATTTATTGCATTTTTTTTAACAGGTTTATAAATTGGTAGGACTAACTGAACTTTTTTATGCTGGTAGTCATGGGATGGACATTATGGGCCCTGTGAAACATACAGAGTCTGATGATGGCCATCCAAACTGTGTTAGATCAATTGACCAAGAGGTATGTACCCGTAATATTTCGTAAGAACTCATCAAACCGGGTGATATATATTGAAAGCATAACTATCTATATGACAGGGCAAGGAGGTAAACCTTTTCCAGCCTGCTAGAGAATTCATACCTATGATTGACGAGGTGCGTCCTTTGTTCATTGTTTTTCCGGAACATGTTTCAGTTAACATATAAAACAAACATTGTTCATACGTCTTGCAGGTTTTTAGAACCCTTGTCGAGAACACTAAAGATATTAAGGGTGCAAAGGTTGAGAATCACAAGTTTTGCACCTCAGTACATTACCGTAACGTAGAAGAAAAGGTAAGAACTTAAAAGAAGCTCCATAATTACTGAGCATGTTGCTCATCTAAGTGAATATTTGTTTCCTTTTTCAGAACTGGCCTATTATTGCGCAATGCGTTCATGATATTCTGAAAGACTATCCTCGTTTGCGATTAACGCATGGACGGAAGGTTTTAGAGGTCCGTCCTGTGATTGACTGGAATAAAGGGAAGGCGGTTGAATTTCTGCTTGAATCTCTTGGTATGTTCTTGGTTAACATGATGAACTTTCAAAGCTTTTGAGTTATCAGTgtaatgaatgatatatgtatgtaaaaaaatgaaatgcA
Protein-coding sequences here:
- the LOC107943939 gene encoding probable trehalose-phosphate phosphatase F gives rise to the protein MDLKPNHSSPVLTDPIPINKSRLGIHSNLLSYPQSGGSLSPGKYKMTPRKKPAKLDDVRSNGWLDAMKSSSPPRKKLIKGFNIEVAADDIDIAYHSWMIKYPSALKSFEQISKHAKNKKIAVFLDYDGTLSPIVDDPDRAFMSDAMRSAVRNVAKYFPTAIISGRSRDKVYKLVGLTELFYAGSHGMDIMGPVKHTESDDGHPNCVRSIDQEGKEVNLFQPAREFIPMIDEVFRTLVENTKDIKGAKVENHKFCTSVHYRNVEEKNWPIIAQCVHDILKDYPRLRLTHGRKVLEVRPVIDWNKGKAVEFLLESLGLSDRDDVLPIYIGDDKTDEDAFKVLKEGNMGYGILVSSVPKESNAIFSVRDPSEVKKFLKALVRWKRLEEA